In a genomic window of Pontibacter liquoris:
- a CDS encoding homoserine dehydrogenase yields MSNKHKIGILGFGCVGQGLYDVLQHNQLLEIANICVKDKEKERPLPATAFTFDAQQLLQDDSIDLLAELISDPKEAYLLVKQALLEGKTVVSANKKMIAENLPELVQLQQQYKGVLLYEAAVCGSIPILRTLEAYYSTEPLKEVSGILNGSSNYILHKLDTENLSYEEALHQAQALGFAETDPTLDVGGYDALHKICIIAAHAFGVVVPLQKVLRFGISRVSTQDVALAQAVGARIKLVASAKINNLGELEVQVLPTFVFPDNELYYVHAEFNGVQLDARFAGSQFLKGRGAGSHPTGSAVWADVSAALAGYKYTYPKLQAATTPVAADATLRVYLRLAAQNGELPNLPWHEVTSFGVNSQVVQLVGTILRSDLLQHQQELEARGAFIAQLPDELAEEELLRAAIATELVAA; encoded by the coding sequence ATGAGCAATAAACATAAAATAGGCATCCTGGGATTTGGCTGCGTGGGCCAGGGTTTGTACGATGTGCTGCAGCACAACCAACTGCTGGAAATAGCCAATATCTGTGTGAAGGACAAAGAAAAGGAGCGCCCTCTGCCGGCAACTGCTTTCACGTTTGATGCCCAGCAGCTGCTGCAGGATGATAGCATCGATCTGCTGGCCGAGCTCATCAGTGATCCCAAAGAAGCCTATTTATTGGTGAAGCAAGCCCTGCTGGAAGGGAAGACCGTCGTATCTGCTAACAAAAAAATGATTGCCGAAAACCTGCCGGAGCTCGTACAGCTGCAGCAGCAGTATAAGGGCGTGTTGCTCTACGAAGCCGCTGTGTGCGGAAGCATTCCAATCCTGCGCACCTTGGAAGCCTACTACAGCACGGAGCCTTTAAAAGAGGTAAGCGGTATCCTGAACGGCTCGTCTAATTACATTCTGCACAAGCTCGATACCGAGAACCTGTCGTATGAGGAAGCGCTGCACCAGGCGCAGGCGCTGGGTTTTGCCGAAACCGACCCGACCTTGGACGTGGGCGGATACGATGCCCTGCATAAAATCTGCATTATTGCGGCCCATGCGTTTGGCGTGGTGGTGCCGCTGCAGAAAGTGTTGCGCTTTGGCATCAGCCGGGTGAGTACGCAGGATGTAGCCCTGGCACAGGCCGTGGGCGCCCGCATCAAGCTGGTGGCTTCGGCTAAAATAAACAACCTCGGCGAGCTGGAAGTGCAGGTGCTGCCCACCTTTGTTTTCCCGGACAATGAGCTATACTACGTGCATGCCGAGTTTAACGGGGTGCAGCTGGATGCCCGCTTTGCCGGTAGCCAGTTCCTGAAGGGGCGTGGGGCAGGCAGCCACCCTACCGGCTCAGCCGTTTGGGCCGACGTGTCGGCAGCGCTTGCAGGCTACAAGTATACGTATCCCAAATTACAGGCTGCTACTACACCTGTGGCCGCAGATGCCACGCTGCGGGTGTACCTGCGGCTGGCTGCACAAAACGGCGAACTGCCTAACCTGCCTTGGCACGAGGTGACCTCTTTTGGCGTGAATAGCCAGGTAGTGCAGCTGGTAGGCACCATTCTGCGCAGCGATCTGCTGCAGCACCAGCAGGAGCTAGAAGCCCGGGGAGCCTTTATCGCACAGCTGCCGGATGAACTGGCGGAAGAGGAGCTCCTGCGCGCCGCTATTGCAACAGAACTGGTCGCTGCGTAA
- the metX gene encoding homoserine O-acetyltransferase MetX, with protein MPEQHVFHSQQAFTLESGATLPGLQLAYTTYGQLNARRDNVVWVCHALTGSSDFTDWWAGLFGPGKLYDPAQWFVICANTLGGCYGSTGPLSINPATLKPYFHAFPVFTNRDVVAAFELLRGELGLKQIHTLIGGSLGGQQALEWAIQQPDVFERLVHVASNARHSPWGIAFNESQRMAIRQDPSWHGNSEDAGKEGLKTARAIAMLSYRHYNTYHENQQEPGNSITDNFRAATYQVYQGEKLAKRFNAYTYWLLSKAMDSHHVGRNRGGVVKALAHLKARCLFVGVDTDLLFPVEEQQFLHTQVPGSAFALLTSNYGHDGFLVEVEQLTAAISQFYIEEETVALLHYEQ; from the coding sequence ATGCCAGAGCAACACGTTTTTCATTCCCAACAGGCCTTCACGCTGGAGTCGGGCGCTACCCTGCCCGGCTTGCAGCTGGCCTATACTACCTACGGCCAGCTAAATGCCCGCCGCGACAACGTAGTATGGGTGTGCCATGCCCTGACCGGCAGCTCCGACTTTACAGACTGGTGGGCCGGTCTGTTTGGCCCGGGCAAGTTGTATGACCCGGCGCAGTGGTTTGTTATCTGTGCCAATACCCTGGGCGGATGCTATGGCTCTACCGGGCCGCTGTCCATCAACCCTGCTACGCTGAAGCCCTACTTTCATGCGTTTCCGGTTTTCACTAACCGCGATGTAGTGGCTGCCTTCGAGCTGCTGCGCGGCGAGTTGGGTTTAAAGCAAATTCATACGTTGATCGGCGGTTCGTTGGGAGGGCAGCAGGCACTGGAGTGGGCCATTCAGCAACCTGATGTGTTTGAACGGCTGGTGCATGTGGCCTCTAATGCCCGCCACTCGCCCTGGGGTATCGCGTTTAACGAAAGCCAGCGCATGGCCATTCGCCAGGACCCAAGCTGGCACGGCAACAGCGAGGATGCCGGCAAAGAAGGCCTGAAAACGGCACGTGCTATTGCCATGCTTTCGTACCGCCACTACAACACTTACCACGAAAACCAGCAGGAGCCCGGCAACAGCATTACAGACAATTTCCGGGCGGCAACTTACCAGGTATACCAGGGCGAAAAGCTTGCCAAGCGGTTTAATGCCTATACGTACTGGTTGCTGTCCAAAGCCATGGACTCGCACCACGTGGGCCGCAACAGGGGCGGCGTGGTGAAAGCGCTGGCGCATCTAAAGGCCCGCTGCCTGTTTGTGGGTGTCGATACCGACCTGCTTTTTCCGGTAGAGGAACAACAGTTTTTACATACACAGGTGCCGGGCTCCGCGTTTGCACTCCTTACCTCCAACTATGGCCACGATGGTTTTCTGGTGGAGGTGGAGCAGCTGACAGCCGCGATCAGTCAGTTTTATATAGAAGAAGAAACAGTAGCATTATTACACTATGAGCAATAA
- a CDS encoding aspartate kinase: protein MRILKFGGTSVGSAERMQALTSLIQSDAPRIVVLSAMSGTTNALVQITESLYQHNHQDANAQIDALQSKYKQVVAQLYTSAEKKTQANELLDQHFDYIRAFTQDLFTEHEERAILAQGELLSTALFQFYLEEQGINSVLLPALNFMKIDENEEPDTAYIARNLAAELAKHPQTTLFITQGYICRNAFGEIDNLKRGGSDYSASLIGAAADADEIQIWTDIDGMHNNDPRIVKNTYPIAELSFDEAAELAYFGAKILHPSSVLPAKQKNIPVRLLNTMEPSAKGTTISAESEGGKIKAVAAKDGITAIKIKSGRMLLAYGFLRSVFEVFERYKTPIDMITTSEVAISLTIDNDKFLDQIVAELKAFGQVEVDQNQTIICVVGDFIEERSGSSLEIFEALKAIPLRMISYGGSKNNISVLINTTHKVEALQQLNEGIFERNRTHA from the coding sequence ATGAGAATATTAAAATTCGGCGGCACCTCTGTCGGTTCTGCTGAGCGAATGCAGGCGCTAACGTCGCTTATCCAAAGCGATGCCCCCAGAATTGTAGTGCTTTCGGCTATGTCGGGCACCACCAATGCGCTGGTACAAATTACGGAATCGCTGTACCAGCATAATCACCAGGATGCGAATGCGCAGATTGATGCGCTCCAGTCAAAGTATAAACAGGTGGTGGCGCAGCTTTATACTTCCGCCGAAAAGAAAACACAGGCCAACGAATTGCTCGATCAGCACTTCGATTATATCCGCGCCTTTACGCAGGACCTGTTTACCGAGCACGAAGAGCGGGCCATACTTGCACAGGGAGAACTGCTTTCCACGGCACTTTTCCAGTTCTACCTCGAAGAACAGGGCATAAACTCCGTGTTGCTGCCGGCCCTTAACTTCATGAAGATCGATGAAAACGAAGAGCCCGACACAGCCTATATTGCCCGCAACCTGGCTGCAGAACTGGCCAAGCACCCGCAAACAACGCTTTTCATTACGCAAGGCTATATTTGCCGCAACGCTTTCGGGGAAATTGACAACCTGAAACGTGGCGGTTCGGATTACTCTGCCTCGCTGATCGGCGCTGCTGCCGATGCGGACGAGATACAGATCTGGACCGACATCGACGGGATGCACAACAACGATCCGCGCATTGTAAAGAACACCTATCCTATTGCGGAACTGTCGTTTGACGAGGCGGCGGAGCTGGCATACTTCGGTGCCAAAATCCTACACCCAAGCAGCGTGCTGCCGGCCAAGCAGAAAAATATTCCGGTACGCCTGCTCAATACCATGGAGCCTTCGGCAAAAGGCACAACCATCAGCGCGGAAAGCGAAGGCGGTAAAATAAAAGCCGTTGCGGCAAAAGACGGTATCACGGCCATCAAGATCAAATCAGGCCGTATGCTGCTGGCCTATGGTTTTTTGCGTAGCGTGTTCGAAGTATTCGAGCGCTATAAAACGCCCATTGACATGATCACCACTTCGGAGGTGGCCATCTCGCTGACGATTGACAATGACAAGTTCCTGGACCAGATCGTGGCCGAACTCAAAGCTTTCGGACAGGTAGAGGTCGATCAGAACCAAACCATTATTTGCGTGGTCGGCGATTTTATAGAAGAGCGCAGCGGCTCCAGCTTGGAGATCTTCGAAGCACTTAAAGCGATCCCCTTACGGATGATATCGTATGGCGGCAGCAAAAACAACATCAGTGTGCTCATCAACACCACCCACAAAGTGGAGGCACTGCAACAACTGAACGAGGGTATTTTTGAACGAAACAGAACCCATGCTTAA
- the lysA gene encoding diaminopimelate decarboxylase, which translates to MLNIDLAELQQHSTPLYVYNLPLLRQTLDAAQQEARKYNYHVHYALKANANAPILEAMRTYGFGADCVSGNEVKTAIASGFAPSDVVFAGVGKSDAEINYALDQDIFCFNCESKQELEVLNELAALKGKTARVALRINPNVNANTHKYITTGLEENKFGINAWELESVLELLAQLPNIDLIGIHFHIGSQITDLSVFKNLCTRVNEFQQWFAAHKITLQHINVGGGLGVDYYQPEQQLIPDFASYFNLFHQFLELRSGQQVHFELGRALVAQCGTLVSKVLYIKKGMTTNFAILDAGMTELIRPALYQSYHKIENLSSQLPEERYDVVGPICESSDCFGKAVILPETSRGDLIAIRTAGAYGEVMASNYNLREKAQALYLQDQQV; encoded by the coding sequence ATGCTTAATATCGACCTGGCCGAACTGCAGCAGCACAGTACGCCGCTTTATGTGTATAACCTGCCCCTGCTGCGCCAGACCCTGGACGCGGCGCAGCAAGAAGCCCGCAAGTATAACTACCACGTACATTACGCCCTTAAAGCCAATGCCAATGCCCCCATTCTGGAGGCCATGCGCACCTATGGTTTCGGGGCTGACTGCGTAAGCGGCAATGAGGTAAAGACAGCAATCGCTAGTGGATTTGCTCCGAGTGATGTGGTGTTTGCCGGCGTTGGTAAATCGGATGCAGAGATCAATTATGCCCTGGACCAGGACATTTTCTGTTTCAACTGCGAATCGAAGCAGGAACTGGAGGTGCTCAACGAACTGGCTGCCCTGAAAGGCAAAACGGCACGCGTCGCTCTGCGCATCAATCCCAACGTAAACGCCAACACGCACAAGTATATCACCACCGGCCTGGAGGAGAATAAGTTTGGCATTAACGCCTGGGAACTGGAAAGCGTGCTGGAGCTTCTGGCGCAACTGCCCAACATTGATTTGATCGGCATCCACTTTCACATTGGCTCGCAGATAACGGATCTGAGTGTTTTTAAGAACCTGTGCACCCGCGTGAATGAGTTCCAGCAGTGGTTTGCAGCCCATAAAATAACCCTGCAGCACATTAATGTGGGCGGCGGCCTGGGGGTGGATTACTACCAGCCGGAGCAGCAGCTTATCCCTGATTTTGCTTCCTATTTTAATTTGTTCCACCAGTTTCTGGAACTACGCTCTGGGCAACAGGTGCATTTTGAGCTTGGACGAGCCCTGGTAGCCCAGTGCGGCACCCTTGTATCAAAGGTACTATACATCAAAAAAGGCATGACGACCAACTTTGCCATACTGGATGCCGGTATGACCGAACTGATTCGCCCGGCCCTGTATCAATCGTATCATAAGATCGAGAACCTGAGTAGCCAGCTGCCCGAGGAGCGGTATGATGTGGTGGGCCCTATCTGCGAATCGTCCGACTGCTTTGGCAAAGCCGTTATACTTCCTGAAACCAGCCGGGGCGATCTGATCGCTATCCGCACGGCGGGCGCTTACGGCGAAGTGATGGCCTCTAATTACAACCTGCGCGAAAAGGCCCAGGCACTTTATTTACAGGACCAGCAAGTATAA
- a CDS encoding beta-ketoacyl synthase N-terminal-like domain-containing protein encodes MEAAKAHIVIRGCGAISPLGHDAVTTAAAYAAGIPAFTTIQHNGQPTPVAALPASAEAELEALLATNPAYKQLDRSVQLAIYAARQAAAQAGWLRDHAPISDDLGVNVGSSRGATGLFEHHYSDFRQSINGSLSSGASPTTTLGNLSSWVAHAVNAGGAQISHSITCSTALMAIANGVAWLKAGMAGRFLAGGTEAPLTGFTVAQMKAVGIYSKRAGQPYPCQPYALEKQNTFALGEGAALIALEQTTMLKSGDFVVEAVGVGFEKIVSKTGISAEGINFQKAMQHALCQLPTHDQQVDLIITHTPGTRAGDKAELAAIAAVFGSDQPAITTNKWLIGHTLGASGALSIQYALYVLQQQAFVPIPYSSLLLPASVPGRPYCRVMVNAAGFGGNAASIIITKI; translated from the coding sequence TTGGAAGCAGCGAAAGCACATATCGTTATTAGGGGCTGCGGCGCCATTTCGCCGCTCGGGCATGATGCCGTTACGACCGCGGCCGCATACGCGGCCGGAATTCCTGCGTTTACAACCATTCAGCACAACGGGCAGCCAACGCCAGTCGCCGCGCTTCCTGCTTCCGCTGAAGCGGAACTTGAAGCCTTACTGGCTACCAACCCTGCCTATAAACAGCTCGACCGCTCGGTGCAGCTGGCTATATATGCCGCCCGCCAGGCTGCTGCGCAAGCCGGCTGGTTACGGGATCATGCCCCAATTTCAGACGATCTGGGGGTGAACGTGGGTTCCTCGCGTGGCGCCACCGGATTATTTGAGCACCATTACAGCGACTTCCGGCAAAGTATAAACGGCAGTCTTTCGTCCGGTGCCTCCCCTACTACTACTTTGGGCAACCTTTCCAGCTGGGTGGCCCATGCCGTGAATGCGGGTGGCGCCCAGATCAGCCATTCCATTACCTGCAGCACCGCGCTCATGGCAATTGCAAACGGGGTGGCCTGGCTCAAAGCAGGTATGGCAGGCCGTTTCCTGGCAGGAGGCACCGAAGCGCCGCTCACCGGTTTTACCGTTGCCCAGATGAAAGCTGTCGGGATCTACTCCAAACGGGCAGGCCAGCCTTACCCGTGCCAGCCGTATGCGCTTGAAAAACAAAACACCTTTGCGCTGGGCGAAGGGGCCGCACTCATTGCGCTGGAACAGACAACCATGCTGAAATCGGGCGATTTTGTAGTAGAAGCAGTTGGGGTAGGCTTTGAGAAGATCGTGAGCAAAACAGGAATTTCGGCAGAAGGCATAAATTTTCAGAAAGCCATGCAGCATGCCCTATGCCAGCTGCCCACGCACGACCAGCAAGTTGATCTCATCATTACCCACACTCCCGGCACCCGCGCCGGCGATAAGGCCGAGCTAGCCGCTATTGCAGCTGTTTTTGGCTCCGACCAGCCCGCCATCACAACCAATAAGTGGCTCATAGGCCATACGTTAGGAGCCTCAGGCGCGCTGAGTATCCAGTATGCCCTGTACGTGCTGCAGCAGCAAGCTTTTGTTCCGATTCCTTACTCCTCCCTTCTACTTCCTGCTTCGGTGCCGGGCCGACCTTACTGCCGGGTGATGGTTAACGCTGCCGGGTTCGGGGGCAATGCCGCCAGCATCATCATTACCAAAATATAA
- a CDS encoding T9SS type A sorting domain-containing protein, giving the protein MAQTPGLIYKPATNGGNAVMDPNKDGYVSKTTAGFSGTNDEGAAYSEIPYRPFPAMMSEPLSDLNSGSSGGHTDLATSQYTGTTGSPIAAYFDGTNLLFRVRIGGQSTASKGYSILIDINNTFNGTGENPGFEYEVLLASNFDVRVIKHTVTNNVNTQQTIFSGSIDQYFQKAIAATTAGGDADYFYDFYVPLTAFQGGITSATPLRMSGITVTSAQSGISGTVSDVGGVNDLVYSNNKLIIWKDVISTFPPTSISQLQTGGFSTLVSAPPVVSSPIKTGSISGTSSEPAGSSVAVYRNGTLLGTTTVSSTGTWTYATNVLVAGDLITAKVTATGKSISVESNTVTVTAATVTCSGTAAPILTSTTNGGKTLTGTSSYNGSVTIRLYIPNTTTVVLTQTVTVSGGTFSVDITGLAAGTYAATQQPAGMCESLKSNEFCSNGNGNTSTPYQAYPTITSITYADGTVNTTAGNTEIATKLTTVAGTVSALTTGAVVYIYKNGIRQTAFSATLSGTTWTINVSSLTLIAGDFITARISSSGSDGNTSCSLTSSPSAIKTAVDYTTTPLITGMYCVATGSTVNSVSGTTTGSSGASIQLYNAATNTAIGSPAIINQYKSWTVSGLSLAIGTSFYAKATTSGKLQSPASASVTVTAKTTGTGLSITSPIVEGATSMSGGAPAGVLVKVYVAGSYLTSTTATAAGSWSVSGLSPYELFAGASVTITATSGTNCESTPSAAVTVQCKPFNTAIVPTLSAPKYCPNTAATVLLPTSEAGVIYNLYNGTGTSGTSVLGTGNAISLTSAALTVDPTTLTVKALKVGAPCNQQIGSNLTTSLYPALPKTYSLSASVMSGCPPLSTVITVKAAEAGYSYQLFNKTSNTAIGTLIVPTANGDLSLPAVTVSVTTDFNVIIKRTGEPCEAQNIDPTTTNIKITVTGANVAGAVTATAPIICIGTATNINFETQGGYTYKVFLKTNLNQPIGTYEAPGNSNATKSVSTGNLTTAGTYTYTVQVSPTTAATSTCPPIYMLQEATIKVSSGADVTSNAGPNQTVCGATTTLAGNDPAPGTGLWTMVSGPSTATFGSATSSSTSVSGLVSGTYQFTWTVTNACSGNKAASTVTIVVNCPALYNVAGPKNYNAYSNNEVLATVTDQDGGVTAAQLVSGRMPTGTTLNTITGAIKVDNTKGQLLIGIYTFSVRTTDARGFTTTSPVTLRFNDPNSSVVPLPVELAFFTAIRQNGSIMLQWLTATEKDNLKFVVERSLNGTDFKAIGEVAGNGTSSQPLKYSFEDKTMLPQQVYYRLKQVDYSGVATLSKIISVTTAKVTAAALKAYPNPVQTNLNVLIAAETGEAAKILLLDLRGVVVLQKAISLERGLNELELPLASLSSGVYVLKMVGEKTELSVKVMKTN; this is encoded by the coding sequence ATGGCCCAAACGCCCGGCCTCATTTACAAGCCAGCCACTAACGGAGGGAACGCCGTAATGGACCCGAACAAAGACGGGTATGTGTCTAAAACAACGGCAGGCTTCAGCGGGACCAATGACGAAGGAGCCGCTTACAGCGAAATCCCTTACCGGCCATTTCCGGCCATGATGAGCGAGCCTCTAAGCGATTTGAACAGCGGTTCCAGCGGTGGCCACACGGATCTGGCAACCTCGCAGTATACGGGCACTACCGGGTCGCCTATTGCAGCTTACTTTGATGGCACAAACCTGCTCTTCCGCGTACGGATCGGCGGGCAATCTACCGCCTCCAAAGGATACAGCATCCTGATCGACATCAACAATACATTTAATGGCACCGGCGAGAACCCGGGCTTTGAATATGAGGTGCTCTTAGCCAGCAATTTTGATGTACGCGTCATCAAACACACGGTAACAAACAATGTGAATACGCAGCAAACTATCTTCAGTGGCTCCATTGACCAATATTTCCAGAAAGCGATTGCTGCTACTACCGCCGGAGGTGATGCCGACTATTTTTATGATTTTTATGTTCCGCTAACCGCTTTTCAGGGAGGTATTACTTCTGCTACGCCGCTGCGTATGTCCGGCATTACAGTTACTAGCGCGCAAAGCGGCATCAGCGGAACCGTATCGGATGTTGGCGGTGTAAACGACCTTGTTTATAGCAACAACAAGCTGATTATCTGGAAAGATGTGATCAGCACTTTTCCGCCCACAAGTATAAGCCAACTACAAACCGGTGGTTTCAGCACGCTGGTCTCTGCCCCTCCGGTAGTTAGCAGCCCGATCAAGACAGGAAGTATAAGCGGCACCTCGTCCGAGCCTGCCGGCTCCAGTGTGGCTGTTTATAGAAACGGTACCTTGCTTGGCACCACCACGGTATCATCTACAGGCACTTGGACCTATGCAACAAACGTGCTGGTTGCCGGCGACCTGATTACGGCTAAAGTAACTGCGACCGGTAAATCAATCTCCGTGGAATCGAATACGGTAACCGTAACGGCTGCGACCGTAACGTGCTCCGGCACAGCTGCTCCTATCCTAACATCTACCACCAATGGAGGAAAAACACTGACTGGCACTTCCAGCTATAATGGCTCAGTAACTATCAGATTATACATTCCCAATACAACTACGGTGGTGCTGACACAAACTGTAACTGTGTCTGGCGGCACCTTTTCCGTAGACATTACAGGGTTAGCTGCAGGAACTTATGCAGCTACCCAACAGCCAGCGGGCATGTGTGAGTCCCTGAAATCAAATGAATTCTGCTCAAATGGTAATGGTAACACCAGTACCCCATATCAAGCCTATCCCACTATAACCAGCATTACGTATGCTGATGGCACGGTAAACACGACGGCTGGCAACACTGAAATAGCAACAAAACTAACTACCGTCGCCGGTACCGTATCTGCATTAACAACGGGTGCTGTAGTGTATATCTATAAGAACGGCATCCGGCAAACTGCTTTTTCAGCTACGCTAAGTGGCACTACCTGGACAATAAATGTAAGTAGCTTAACCCTAATAGCCGGTGACTTTATTACGGCTAGAATAAGTTCTAGCGGTTCTGATGGAAATACCTCCTGTAGTCTTACCTCCTCTCCATCCGCAATAAAAACGGCTGTTGATTATACTACCACACCCCTTATTACGGGCATGTACTGTGTGGCCACCGGCAGTACAGTAAATAGCGTGAGCGGCACCACCACAGGTTCGTCAGGCGCAAGTATACAGCTTTACAATGCTGCCACTAATACGGCTATCGGAAGTCCCGCTATCATAAACCAGTACAAATCCTGGACTGTCAGTGGTTTATCGCTGGCTATTGGCACCTCCTTTTATGCGAAGGCCACAACAAGTGGGAAACTCCAGAGCCCTGCCTCTGCCTCTGTTACCGTGACTGCTAAAACTACCGGCACAGGTTTAAGTATAACATCTCCGATAGTAGAAGGTGCAACTAGTATGAGTGGCGGCGCACCGGCAGGCGTGCTTGTAAAGGTATATGTGGCCGGCTCATACTTAACCAGCACCACGGCTACTGCTGCCGGTTCCTGGTCTGTTTCTGGCCTGTCCCCTTACGAGCTATTTGCAGGCGCTTCGGTAACTATTACGGCTACATCTGGCACAAACTGCGAGAGCACACCATCTGCAGCCGTTACCGTACAATGCAAGCCCTTCAATACAGCCATCGTCCCTACCTTATCGGCCCCTAAGTACTGCCCGAACACAGCTGCTACGGTCCTGCTGCCAACCTCTGAGGCCGGCGTGATCTACAACCTTTATAATGGGACGGGCACTTCAGGTACCTCCGTGCTGGGTACCGGCAACGCAATCAGCCTTACGTCCGCTGCGCTGACGGTCGATCCAACCACTCTGACGGTAAAAGCGCTGAAAGTGGGCGCCCCCTGCAATCAGCAGATCGGCAGCAACTTAACAACCAGCCTCTACCCGGCGCTGCCAAAAACCTATTCGCTAAGCGCTTCGGTTATGAGCGGATGCCCGCCCCTATCCACAGTGATTACGGTGAAAGCAGCTGAAGCTGGTTATTCCTATCAGTTGTTTAACAAAACATCTAATACGGCAATTGGTACGCTGATCGTACCCACTGCCAATGGAGACCTTAGCTTACCGGCGGTTACCGTTTCTGTTACAACAGATTTTAACGTGATCATTAAAAGAACAGGAGAGCCCTGCGAGGCGCAAAATATCGATCCGACGACAACTAATATTAAAATCACGGTAACGGGAGCAAATGTTGCCGGGGCTGTAACCGCTACAGCCCCTATTATCTGCATAGGTACGGCTACCAATATTAATTTTGAGACCCAGGGAGGGTATACTTATAAAGTGTTCCTGAAAACTAATCTGAACCAACCAATAGGAACTTATGAGGCTCCAGGTAATAGTAATGCGACTAAATCTGTATCCACCGGCAACCTTACTACTGCGGGCACTTATACTTACACCGTCCAGGTAAGCCCCACCACAGCAGCAACATCTACCTGTCCTCCTATCTATATGCTGCAGGAAGCCACTATCAAGGTATCGAGCGGAGCGGATGTTACGTCGAATGCCGGCCCTAACCAAACGGTATGCGGCGCCACGACCACCCTGGCCGGCAACGACCCGGCACCGGGTACAGGCCTGTGGACGATGGTAAGCGGCCCATCTACTGCAACCTTTGGAAGTGCAACCAGTTCTTCCACCAGTGTCTCAGGGTTAGTTTCCGGCACTTACCAGTTTACCTGGACAGTAACCAATGCCTGCAGCGGCAATAAGGCGGCATCTACGGTAACGATCGTGGTTAACTGCCCGGCGCTTTACAATGTAGCGGGCCCGAAGAATTACAATGCCTATTCCAACAATGAGGTCCTGGCAACGGTTACGGACCAGGATGGCGGTGTTACCGCTGCACAACTGGTCTCTGGCAGGATGCCGACAGGCACCACCCTGAACACTATCACCGGGGCTATAAAAGTAGATAATACCAAGGGGCAGCTGCTAATAGGCATTTATACATTCTCGGTTCGCACAACAGATGCCCGGGGATTTACAACCACCAGTCCGGTAACTCTGCGCTTCAACGACCCCAACAGCTCTGTTGTGCCCCTTCCGGTAGAACTGGCCTTCTTTACAGCCATCCGCCAGAACGGGAGCATCATGCTGCAGTGGCTGACCGCTACCGAAAAAGATAATCTGAAGTTTGTAGTGGAGCGTAGCCTGAATGGTACTGATTTTAAAGCAATTGGCGAAGTAGCCGGAAACGGTACCAGCAGCCAGCCTCTTAAGTATAGCTTTGAAGATAAAACCATGCTGCCGCAACAGGTTTATTACCGCCTGAAGCAGGTAGACTATAGCGGAGTGGCCACGCTGAGCAAGATCATTTCGGTTACGACGGCAAAAGTAACTGCTGCCGCACTGAAAGCTTACCCGAACCCGGTTCAGACAAACCTCAATGTACTGATCGCAGCGGAAACGGGCGAGGCAGCAAAAATCCTGCTCCTGGACCTGCGCGGCGTGGTGGTACTGCAAAAGGCAATCAGCCTGGAAAGGGGCCTGAATGAACTGGAACTGCCGCTGGCAAGTTTAAGCAGCGGCGTTTATGTGCTGAAAATGGTGGGAGAGAAAACAGAGCTTTCCGTGAAGGTCATGAAAACAAATTAA